The Aurantiacibacter gangjinensis genome includes a region encoding these proteins:
- a CDS encoding TIGR02186 family protein: protein MRWLLAFLMVLLALPAAAQQREPILVPDVSQHDIVLRQGFTGETLLLYGALLDAANSDATYDIVVVLKGPTEPIRIREKARLLGLIWINADTTEYRSVPSFYALASSRPVADIVDEREAAIYELGLPYLQLSPSGQIDPEEQARFSAGLVDLRQRQGLYSQDEAGVTISEGVLYRADIPIPSNVVAGRYVAETFAISNGRVIASATSEVEVFKEGFELGVEEAANDIPFWYGLFAVGLSIMMGWAAGRLFALV from the coding sequence ATGAGGTGGCTGCTCGCTTTCCTAATGGTCCTTCTGGCTCTGCCCGCCGCCGCGCAGCAGCGCGAGCCAATCCTCGTGCCCGATGTCTCCCAGCACGATATCGTGCTGCGGCAGGGCTTCACCGGAGAGACCCTGCTTCTTTACGGTGCGCTGCTCGATGCGGCGAATAGCGATGCGACTTATGACATCGTCGTGGTGCTGAAAGGCCCGACCGAACCGATCCGCATTCGTGAAAAGGCACGGTTGCTCGGCCTGATCTGGATCAATGCCGATACGACGGAATATCGCTCCGTCCCCAGCTTCTACGCGCTCGCCAGTTCGCGGCCCGTGGCCGATATCGTCGATGAGCGCGAAGCGGCGATTTACGAGCTTGGCCTGCCTTATCTGCAGCTCTCGCCATCGGGCCAGATCGATCCGGAAGAGCAGGCGCGCTTTTCTGCAGGACTGGTCGACCTGCGCCAGCGGCAAGGCCTCTATTCGCAAGACGAGGCGGGGGTGACCATTTCCGAAGGTGTGCTGTATCGCGCGGACATTCCTATTCCCAGCAATGTGGTTGCAGGGCGCTATGTCGCGGAGACGTTCGCCATCAGCAATGGCCGGGTGATTGCCTCGGCCACCTCGGAAGTCGAGGTCTTTAAGGAAGGGTTCGAGCTGGGCGTGGAGGAAGCGGCGAACGACATACCTTTCTGGTATGGCCTCTTCGCTGTCGGCCTTTCCATCATGATGGGCTGGGCGGCGGGACGCCTGTTCGCGCTCGTCTGA
- a CDS encoding sulfite exporter TauE/SafE family protein — MDVYLPIANLAVDGLLIIALGAATGILSGVFGVGGGFLTTPLLIFSGIPPTVAAASAATQVTGASVSGVFAHSRNNGVDYQMGGVTVAGGMIGALLGAGLFNLLRDLGQIDVVINVLYVILLGTIGGLMGREALETLWPDRFARSGKRAAKRRHHPMIASLPYRWRFYRSALYISPLGPLILGVIVGILTMLMGVGGGFLMVPAMLYILGMSAKVVVGTSLFNILFITIVVTMVHAFTTRAVDIVLAGLLLIGSVTGAQFGTRIAQFAKPEHLRLVLAMVVLAIALRMAYSLGVRPDEVYTVVPL, encoded by the coding sequence ATGGACGTATACCTCCCCATCGCCAATCTTGCGGTCGACGGGTTGCTGATCATCGCGCTGGGCGCGGCGACCGGCATCCTTTCGGGCGTGTTCGGCGTGGGCGGCGGATTTCTCACGACGCCGCTGCTGATCTTCAGCGGCATCCCGCCGACCGTCGCGGCTGCCTCGGCAGCCACACAGGTGACGGGTGCCAGCGTATCGGGTGTGTTCGCGCATAGCCGCAATAACGGCGTCGACTATCAGATGGGCGGTGTGACGGTGGCAGGCGGCATGATCGGCGCGCTACTGGGAGCGGGACTGTTCAACCTGCTGCGCGACCTCGGCCAGATCGATGTCGTCATCAATGTGCTTTACGTCATCCTGCTGGGCACGATCGGCGGGCTGATGGGGCGCGAGGCGCTGGAAACGCTGTGGCCGGATCGCTTCGCGCGTAGCGGCAAGCGCGCCGCCAAGCGCCGCCACCATCCCATGATTGCAAGCCTGCCCTATCGCTGGCGCTTCTATCGTTCCGCCCTCTACATCTCCCCGCTAGGCCCGCTGATCCTCGGCGTGATCGTGGGCATTCTCACCATGCTGATGGGGGTGGGCGGCGGCTTCCTGATGGTGCCTGCCATGCTCTATATTTTGGGCATGAGCGCCAAGGTCGTGGTCGGCACCAGCCTGTTTAACATCCTTTTCATCACCATCGTCGTGACCATGGTGCATGCCTTCACCACGCGCGCGGTCGATATCGTGCTGGCGGGCCTGCTCCTGATCGGCTCGGTCACCGGCGCGCAATTCGGCACGAGAATCGCGCAATTCGCAAAGCCCGAACATTTGCGCCTGGTGCTGGCCATGGTGGTGCTCGCTATCGCCTTGCGCATGGCCTATTCGCTCGGTGTGCGGCCGGACGAGGTCTATACGGTGGTGCCGTTATGA
- a CDS encoding glycosyl transferase family protein, with protein MLDSWTWLEWLALVEHELLLFAGVFFLLGALDEFAVDIAWFWLRLTGRAETPVLHTADLRHRRLGGRAAVFIPAWEESSVIADTLVHMLGAWPQADLRIYVGVYRNDAATLAAAATGAADDARVRIVIVDEDGPTTKADCLNTLYRALERDELRERFRAHMVLLHDAEDMVDPAALALLDRAVERSQFVQLPVLPMPQTGRRWLGSHYCEEFAEAHGKAMVVRGALARSIPAAGVGCAFDRDMLARLAKAAGRDVPFDEDSLTEDYELGLKIAELGGKTQFLRVRSDDGRLIATRSYFPGQLRRSVRQKARWMHGIALQGWDRMGWSGGWAERWMRLRDRRGPLAAIVLLTGYTLLFLSTVLAGLGLAGFDRPWEPSTFLLVLIAINLASFVWRAFMRFTFTRAEYGWRQGLLAMVRIPVTNVINIMAGMRALAAYGRTLRGAAPVWEKTSREGDPVRPLALEGGR; from the coding sequence ATGCTGGATAGCTGGACGTGGCTGGAATGGCTCGCATTGGTCGAGCACGAATTGCTGCTGTTCGCCGGCGTGTTCTTTCTGCTCGGCGCGCTGGACGAATTTGCCGTCGACATTGCATGGTTCTGGTTGCGGCTGACAGGGCGGGCGGAAACGCCTGTTCTGCATACTGCAGATCTGCGCCATCGCCGCCTTGGCGGGCGCGCGGCGGTGTTCATCCCGGCATGGGAAGAATCCAGCGTGATCGCCGATACGCTGGTCCACATGCTGGGCGCATGGCCACAGGCCGATCTGCGCATCTATGTAGGTGTGTATCGCAACGATGCCGCCACGCTGGCAGCGGCAGCCACAGGCGCGGCAGACGATGCGCGGGTGCGGATCGTGATCGTCGATGAAGACGGGCCCACGACCAAGGCCGACTGCCTCAATACGCTGTACCGCGCGCTGGAGCGCGATGAGCTTCGCGAAAGGTTTCGCGCGCATATGGTGCTGTTGCACGATGCGGAAGACATGGTCGATCCCGCCGCGCTCGCTTTGCTAGATCGCGCGGTAGAGCGTTCGCAATTCGTGCAATTGCCCGTGCTGCCCATGCCGCAAACCGGCCGCCGCTGGTTGGGCAGCCATTATTGCGAGGAATTTGCGGAGGCGCATGGCAAGGCGATGGTCGTTCGCGGCGCTCTGGCGCGTTCGATTCCGGCGGCAGGCGTCGGCTGCGCGTTCGATCGTGACATGCTGGCGCGTCTGGCCAAAGCTGCCGGTCGCGATGTGCCGTTCGACGAGGATTCGCTGACCGAGGATTACGAGCTGGGCCTGAAGATTGCGGAGCTTGGCGGCAAAACGCAATTCCTGCGCGTGCGCAGCGATGACGGGCGCCTGATTGCCACGCGATCCTACTTCCCCGGCCAGCTGCGGCGGTCCGTGCGCCAAAAGGCGCGCTGGATGCATGGCATCGCGCTGCAAGGCTGGGACCGGATGGGCTGGAGCGGAGGCTGGGCGGAACGCTGGATGCGCCTTCGCGACAGGCGCGGTCCACTTGCGGCCATCGTATTGCTGACAGGCTATACGCTGCTGTTCCTGAGCACGGTGCTGGCAGGGCTTGGCCTCGCCGGGTTCGACCGCCCGTGGGAACCGAGCACCTTCCTGCTCGTGCTGATCGCGATCAACCTCGCCAGTTTCGTCTGGCGCGCTTTCATGCGCTTTACCTTCACCCGCGCCGAATATGGCTGGCGGCAAGGCTTGCTGGCGATGGTGCGCATCCCCGTGACCAATGTCATCAACATCATGGCAGGCATGCGCGCGCTGGCCGCCTATGGCCGCACTCTGCGCGGGGCGGCGCCTGTCTGGGAGAAGACATCGCGCGAAGGCGATCCCGTGCGTCCGCTGGCGCTGGAAGGCGGGCGATGA